A single region of the Streptomyces sp. NBC_00236 genome encodes:
- a CDS encoding alkene reductase — protein sequence MTTAFDALDLAGTPLANRIALAPMTRSRAGEGGAPGELTVEYYAQRASAGLLITEGIQPSAVGQGYPSTPGLHSAAQVAAWRKVTDAVHARGGRIFAQVMHTGRIGHPVLLPDGLVPVGASAVAATGQVFTHEGPKDFVTPRELTDAEIRATIADFVSAARNAVDAGFDGVELHGANGYLIHQFLAPNSNLRTDAWGGSVEGRIRFALETVRAVAAEIGAARTAIRLSPGNTYNDIDEPAPEATYSALVQAIEPLGLAYLHVVEGAAGDRELTESLRKQFNGILVLNPASEGPTGPDALALIEEGVADVVSYGVLFLANPDLPERLRAGGPFNTPDATTFYGGDHRGYTDYPVLGA from the coding sequence ATGACCACCGCATTCGATGCGCTCGACCTGGCCGGCACCCCGCTCGCCAACCGCATCGCCCTGGCGCCGATGACCCGCAGCCGGGCGGGCGAGGGCGGGGCGCCGGGCGAACTGACCGTGGAGTACTACGCCCAGCGCGCCTCGGCCGGGCTCCTCATCACCGAGGGCATCCAGCCGTCGGCCGTCGGCCAGGGTTACCCGAGCACCCCGGGGCTGCACAGCGCCGCGCAGGTCGCCGCCTGGCGCAAGGTGACCGACGCCGTGCACGCCCGGGGCGGCAGGATATTCGCGCAGGTCATGCACACCGGCCGCATCGGCCACCCGGTCCTGCTGCCCGACGGGCTCGTCCCCGTCGGCGCCTCCGCGGTCGCGGCCACCGGGCAGGTGTTCACCCATGAGGGCCCGAAGGACTTCGTCACCCCGCGCGAGCTCACCGACGCCGAGATCCGGGCGACGATCGCCGACTTCGTCAGCGCGGCACGCAATGCCGTGGACGCGGGCTTCGACGGGGTGGAGCTGCACGGCGCCAACGGATACCTGATCCACCAGTTCCTGGCGCCCAACTCCAACCTCCGCACCGACGCGTGGGGCGGCTCCGTGGAGGGCCGGATCCGGTTCGCCCTGGAGACCGTGCGCGCCGTCGCCGCCGAGATCGGTGCCGCCCGCACCGCGATCCGCCTCTCGCCCGGCAACACGTACAACGACATCGACGAGCCCGCGCCCGAGGCCACGTACAGCGCGCTGGTCCAGGCGATCGAGCCGCTCGGGCTCGCCTATCTGCACGTCGTCGAGGGCGCGGCCGGCGACCGTGAGCTGACCGAGTCCCTGCGCAAGCAGTTCAACGGGATCCTCGTCCTCAACCCGGCGAGCGAGGGCCCGACCGGACCCGACGCGCTCGCCCTGATCGAGGAGGGAGTGGCCGACGTCGTCTCGTACGGCGTGCTGTTCCTGGCCAACCCGGACCTGCCCGAGCGGCTGCGCGCGGGCGGCCCCTTCAACACCCCGGATGCCACCACCTTCTACGGGGGCGACCACCGCGGGTACACGGACTACCCCGTGCTCGGGGCCTGA